DNA sequence from the Pedobacter schmidteae genome:
GTTATGTTCATTTAGGGCAGTCGTCCAATACTTTGTCGGGAGGCGAAGCCCAGCGCATTAAGCTGGCCTCTTTCCTCATCAAAGGAAATAGTGCCAACAAAACGATGTTCATTTTTGATGAGCCCACTACAGGTCTCCATTTTCACGATATCAAGAAATTGCTTATCGCCCTGAATACATTAATTGAACAGGGAAATTCTATTCTGGTGATTGAACACAATATGGATATGATCAAATCAGCCGATTGGGTGATAGATATTGGTCCAGAGGGGGGCGATAAAGGTGGAAATCTGGTTTTTGAAGGGACACCTGAAGACTTGATAGTGGCAAAGGACTCCTATACTGGTCAATATTTAAAAACCCATTTTCAAATAGTATCTTAGCAGCCTTATGCTCTTTCTGACTTTAATTATAGGCATATTTTTAAATGCCATGGGCTATATACCCCCTGGAAACATCAACCTGACGGTTGCGCAGCTTACCATCAATAGAGGGATGCGCCAGGCATGGTCATTTATTCTTTCTTTTTCCTGCGTTGAGGTCTTTTTTACCTTTGGTATGATGCGCTTTGCCCGTTGGGTATCAAGCGAGGTAAATATTGATACCAATATCAATGAAGTAGCAATTGGTACTTATATAGATGCATTTATGGTGATGCTGTTCTTAATCATGGGAACGATTACCTGGATGCACCGCAATAAACTACCCAAAACCAAGGATAACGAAAGCAGTAAGCGAGGCAGCGTATTTTACGGGATGCTACTGGGTATTTTAAATCCGGTACAAATTCCCTTCTGGTTGTTTTTTGGTAACTATGTGATTTTACACGAATGGATCAGGACCGATTATCTTTCGCTGGTTATTTTCAGCGTGGGCTCTGGTATAGGGTCTACTATCGCGCTTTACGGATATGCACATTTTGCCCGTTATATACAGGAAAAATTTGCCCTAAGCAGCTATCTGATTAATAAATCCATTGCCATATTTCTTTGGCTTCTGGCCTTATATCTGATCATCAAACAAGTAGTCATTTATTTAAGATAATTCAACTGCATTATCTTAAATAAGTGACCACCTGGAAATAGCCCTTTCGCTTATTTTAGCAATTCAGGAATTTTCTTTGTGTTTCCTACAATCCATACGATATCCTCATTTTCAAATACCATATTCGAGTCGGGATTTAATATTCGTTCGCCTTTACGTTCTATGCCAACAACTAATCCTTGCGTGGTTTCTCTGATGCCAGAACTGCGTATGCTTTGTCCATAAACGGGAGAGACAGTGTTGATCACAATTTTTTGTAAGGTCATATCTTTTTTAGGGAAGCTACTCTCTTCAGGATGTTCATCTACGCTACCCTCAAAAAGCATTTTTATCGATGCCAGCTGGTCATCCGTTCCAATCACCAAAACTTTGTCATTGGGATACAATCGTTCATCTCTGCCCGGTGTTGGAATCATGATCTTGCCACGTTCAATAAGCGCAATGTTTACGCCATATTTTTCTCTTATCGATAGTTCTATTAGTGTTTGTCCAACCAATTTGGATTCCGGGGCTACTACCAGTTCGGCAAGGTGTGTATCCCAGGGTAAAATTTCAGGTTGTGCATGTTGGGCCTCTCTGGCATTTAGATTTAATAAGAAACGACTTTCCAGGCGGTTATAAAAGTTCTGTAGCTTTCTCGAAAAAATAAACATACCCGATACAATCAATAACAATGCAATGGAAATGGCCAGCCAGGTGCTATAAAATTGAAAAATAAGGAAGCCTACAAAGAAAATAGCCAGCGCTATGCGTAAAACCTCCAGTGCTATAAGCGGCCCGCGTGTATATTTTTTGTTTAGCCACAAATGTGAATAGGCTTTTCTTTCAATCCTTCTGATGGCCAGCGCCCATAAAAATGGAGCCATAATAATTAAGGTGAGTACAAGACTAATCACAATGCCTTTATTGCCATTTATGATTGTTCCCGTAATAAAGGGCTGCAGGTATCTGGAGCCCAATACTGCAATAGAAATTAATATGACCGAATGGATGATGGTATTGAAAGTATAAGCTTTAAGTAATACCTTCCAATCGCTTAGCGTAGTCATACCGGCGGTACTGGAACTGTATCTGTTTAAACCATCTACCCATTTTTTGGGAAGGGTGCGTTCTAAAAAGTAATAGAAGGGCTCAGAAGCTTTAATCAGATAAGGAGTAGTAAAGGTGGTAATGGCCGATACCGCAACTGCAATAGGATAAAGGAAGTCGCTGGTTACCTTCAAAGTAACACCTAAAGTGGCAATGATAAAAGAGAACTCCCCAATTTGTGCCAAGCTCAAGCCTGTCTGAACCGACGTTTTAAGCGGCTGTCCGGATATGAGTGCACCAAATCCCGAGCTCAAAAACTTACCCAAAATGGTGGCCAGGGTAATCACCAGAATAGGCACAGCATAATCTACCAAAATACTTGGGTCAATCAGCATCCCGACTGAGACAAAGAATATAGCTGCAAAAAGATCTTTTACCGATTTTGTAAGGTGTTCAATACGTTCGGCCTGTGTGGTCTCTGCCAAAATGGAACCCATAATAAATGCACCCAAGGCAGGAGAGAAGCCTACTTTTACGGCAAGCAATACCATAATCAGGCATAAGGCAATCGACACCACCAACATGGTTTCGTCATTCATCAACTTTTTGGTTGTCTTTAAAAAAGTCGGGACCAGAAATATACCCCCTATAAACCACAAGATGAGGAAGAAGAAGAGTTTTAAAATAGACTCGAGCATTTCTGCTCCGGCAAACTGCTGGCTTACCGCAAGTGTAGACAGCAATACCAACAATAAAATGGCCACAAGATCTTCCACAATCAATACACCAAACACTAGTCCGGCAAATTTTTTATGCTTTACACCTAATTCTTCAAATGCCCTGATGATGATGGTGGTTGAGGAAACCGAAAGTATTCCCCCCAAAAAGATACTGTCCATAGTGGCCCAGCCCATTGCCTTACCTGCTACAAAACCAATCAGCAGCATAAAGACTACTTCAACAATAGCGGTAATTGAAGCAGATCCGCCTACTTTTACCAATTTCTTGAAACTGAATTCCAATCCCAGGCTAAACAGTAAAAAGATCACACCAATCTCTGCCCAGATATGGATGCTCTCTTTGTCTGTAACGGTAGGAATAAATTCAATATGGGGGCCAACCATTAGCCCTGCCAAAATATAGCCTAAAACTAAAGGTTGTTTAATTCGCTTAAACAATAGGGTGGTAATACCGGCGGCAGCTAGTATTAAGCCCAAATCAGTAATTAATACTGGTAAATGTATCATAAAACGTGTATTTTATTGAGGTATAAGTATTATGTTAAAATGTGTTTAGCATAAGGCATAATTACCAAAAAACATGTTTGGGGTACAAATAATCAAATATAATTGAGTGACAGCGATATAAAAAGGAACGGTAGTTTTTGCTGACTAAAACCTGTATCTGCGTAAAGCCTGCTTGGGTTGAAGACCCCAACAGTAGGTTGAACCCAGGCTTTTCAATGTTTGAGTGTACAAACGGGAGGTCCTCAAAAAGGATTCGCTTAAAGGAAGGTGACTGCTTTTTGCTGAGTTTGTAATGAGGTGCCGTTAAAAGGGCTGATTTCTTGTCAGCATGTTTTTTAGCTGCACCTGATGTTTTTCCTGAGACATACTGCAGGGAAATCAGCTGTATAAAAATAATTGTTATTACGCTAAAAATACACCTCATTGCTGTAAATATAGCAAAAAAAGCAGCTTTTCCCGAATAAAAGTTGCTCTAAATGAGATTAAGGCAAGGTATTGAAATAGGCCAGGGTATCTTCTTTATCCTTTTGCAGTTGCAGTTTCAGGGCCTCCAATCCGGTAAATTTAACATCATGTCTCAAAAATTGCAGAAACGTCATGGTAATATCCTGTCCGTAAATTTCCTGATTAAAGTCAAAGATATTTACTTCTATATTTCGGGTCATACCATTAATGGTTGGGCGTTGCCCGATATAGGCCATGCCCTTAAACTGCTGCCCCGACATGTCTACCGTTACGGCATATATCCCATCCGAAGGGATTAGCTTATAAGTTTCTTCAATAAAAATATTAGCTGTCGGAAAACCTATCGTCCGGCCTATTTTATCGCCTTTTATTACACGCCCGTATAGCGAAAAATGATAGCCCAGGTAATTCGCAGCAAGTGCTACCTGTCCGTTTAAAAGCGCATTTCGTATCTTGGTCGAGCTTACCGCTACATCATTGATGTCCTGTTCCGGAATTACTTCAATTTTATAATCGTATACTTTGGCTTCTGCTTCCAGTTCGGGCATACCACCAGCTCTGTCTTTTCCAAAACGATGGTCGTAGCCCACAATTAAATGTTTAATGCCTATGGTGTCTACTAAAATGTTCTTAATGTAGTCACATGCGCTAAGGTTAGAAAAGTCGCGGGTAAAGGGGGTTATAATTAAATGATCTACACCCAAACTGTCCAGTATCCTTGCCTTTTCAGCAATGGTGTTGATCATTTTTAAATCCTGGTTTTCAGGGTCAATAATCATTCTTGGATGAGGGAAAAAAGTAAGGATCACGCTTTCGCCGCCTGTGGCCTTTGCCAGTTCACATAGTCTTTTGATAATTTTCTGATGACCATAATGTACACCGTCAAAAGTACCTATGGTAGCTACTGCATTGTTTAATCTTTTAAATTCAGAAAAATGATTATATATCTTCATAAAATTAATGTAAGGCCTGACGTTTTACCACGCCTCCTTTTATATCCGCAATCTGTTGCTGTATCACAAATGCATCGGGATCAATCTGCCTTATGGCCGTTTGTAATTTACCCATTTCCAGCTTGGTCACTACTGTATATAAAATATCTATATCTTTTTTAATGCCATAGCCACCTTCGCCTTTGTAAATAGTTACGCCACGCTTCATTTGGTTAATAATGAACTTTTTGATCTGTACGTTTTTCTCCGAAATCACGGTAACACCTGTGTACTGTTCAATTCCATTTACAATATAATCCACTGTGTTGGAAGCCGAAAGATAGGTCAGGATTGCGTACAATGCTGTGTCGATACTGAGCAATATAGCCGCAAACGAGAAAATGACAATATTCAGGATCAATATGATATTCCCCACAGTAAGCGTGCTGTTTTTACTGATGTAAAGGGCCAAAACCTCTGTTCCGTCAATAACACAGCCACCCCGCATGGCCAGGCCAATTCCGCCGCCCAAAAACAATCCTCCAAAAAAGGCAATCAATAAAGGATCATGCGTGATAGGCTTAAAGGGAGCTACAATGAGCAATAGGGCCAGTAATGATATGGCTACCGAAGTCTTAATGGCAAATACTTTACCTATTTGCCGATAGCCCAAAAGCACAAATGGGATATTGATCAGGATGATAAGGTACGATAGCTTAAGGCCCGTAACATTACTCATCAATAGTGATATACCAGTTACACCCCCGTCAATAAAACCACTCGGCAGCAAGAAACTTTTCAGGCCAAAACAAGCCGAAACAATGCCACATGTTATTAAAAATACATTTTTTGTAAAATTTAGCTTGGTCGATTTCGGTTGCCCCCGCATAATTATGCTTTTTTCGCTCTAAGATAGTCAACCAATTCCTTTACTTCAAAAGCATTTTCCAATAAAAAGCTTCCGCTTCTGGTGCGCACCAGTTTTGACAGGTAGGCGCCATTGTTCAATTGTTTGCCAAAATCTGAAACCAGCGACCTGATATAGGTTCCTTTGCTGCACACGATCCTGAAATCAACCTCAGGCAGTTCAATGCGTGTGATTTCAAATGCCGAAACGGTTACGTTACGCAAGCGCAATTCTGTTTCTTCTCCACGACGGGCTTTCACATACAGCCTTTCGCCATTTACTTTTACTGCCGAATGGGCCGGTGGATATTGCTGTATATCGCCAATAAAAGGTGCAGTAGCTGCGTACACCTCGGCTTCGGTAATCCCGTCCAAAGGGAACTCCTGGTCAACTACCGTTTCCAAGTCAAAAGAAGGCGTTGTAGCACCAAGCATCATTGTGCCGGTGTATTCCTTTTCTTCAGCCTGAAAAGAGTCTATCTGTTTGGTCAACTTGCCGGTACAGATGATGAGTAATCCCGTAGCCAGGGGGTCTAGCGTTCCCGCGTGGCCCACTTTTAATTTCAAAGGTTTTAAAGAGTTCCTTATTTTTCCTACTACATCAAAACTGGTCCACTTATAGGGTTTATTTATCAATAGGAGTTCACCTTCAGCGAAATTAAATTCAGGAAATACTTTGTTTTTTAAAGGTTCTTCTTGTTGGTCTGTCATTACAATACGTTCATTTCAACCCCCGAATAATAAAGTGCAATCAGTACTACACCTATTATAATTCTATACCAGCCAAAAATGCGAAATCCGTGTTTTGATAAAAAGCCAATAAATGATTTAATGGCAATGATGGCTACAACAAATGCAACAACATTGCCAAATAGCAATAGCTTGATGTTTTCTGCATTTAGCAAATGATAGCCTTTTAATAATTTATATCCCGTAGCTGCGCACATGGTAGGTACAGCCAGAAAAAAAGAAAACTCAGCGGCAACATGTCTGGTCAGCTTTTGCTGCATCCCACCAATAATGGTGGCTGCACTTCTGCTTAAGCCAGGAAAAACAACCGCCAGTACCTGAAAACAGCCAATTTTAAAAGCCGACAGGTTGCTGATGTCCTTTTCATTATCAACTGTCTGGTTTTTAAATAATTTATCAATAAACAACAATACAATTCCGCCAAGAAACAATACTACCGCAATAAATAGCGGGTTGCCCAGGGTATTGTCGATAAAGTCATTTAGCAGAAAACCGAAAAATAAGGCAGGAATTACCGCAATAATCAGTTTTACGTAGAATTGCCATTTGCTGAAATCGAAGAATTTTTTCCAATACAAAACAACCACAGCCAAAATAGCTCCCAATTGAATAGCTACTTCAAACAGTTTTACAAAATCGTCCTTGCCAATGCCCATAAAAGAACTGGCAATAACCATATGCCCGGTTGATGAAACAGGCAAAAATTCCGTCAATCCTTCAATTACAGCCAAAATAAAGGCCTGTAAATAATCCATCCCTTAAGCTTACTTTTTTAAAATGGCATAAACTCCGAATCCAAAACCGAACAGCACCACCATAGGGGCGAGTAGCGTTTTTCTGAAATCGTAAATGTCTGTTGTTCCCATCATCAGGATAAAGCCCACCACCACAATTGCAATGCTGATCAATAACAACTGATAATTTTTTTTTGTGAAAACCAGTTCACTTTTGTTTCCCTGATTAGCAGGAGTCGTTTTCTTGTCTGTCATTATCTGTAAAGATCGTAAATTTTTAAATTTAAATATTTGCTTACTGCAAAGGAGGTACTAAGGGCAGTAATAATGATACCAATACCTACCAGGCTGGCCAATACAATTCCGAATTCGGTATAGTTCCGTAAAATAACCATTTCAGGAATTTCTTTTTGAGCATAAAATAAAATACCCAGTAAAATTAAGATCGCTATAAAGGCTGCTATTAAACCATGCAAGGCAGCAATAAGAATAAATGGTTTGCGGATAAAATTCCGGGTGGCGCCTACCAATTGCATACTTTTGATCAAAAAGCGTTGCGAGTAAATGGCCAGGCGGATGGTATTGTTGATTAACGCAATAGAAATGATAAGCAATATAACCGCAAAACCCAATATAATCAGGCCTATGGTATTGATGTTCTTGTTTACCATATCAATAAGCGAACTCTGGTAAATAACCTCTTTCACAATCGGGTTTTTAGAAATGCTGGCTTTCAGGGCATCAATGCCTTTGTTGTTGGCATAGTCGGCCTTTAAATACACATCAATGGTAGATAGTAGTGGGTTGTAACCCAAGAAGTTGACAAAGTCTTCGCCAAGGTCGCTGGTCAGATTTCTGGCCGCCATTTCCTTGTTTACATAAACCGTACTTTTTATAGCCTGATTAGCATTCAGGTCTTTCTGAAATTGTAGCACCGCTGCTTCTTTCGCACCTTCATCTACAATAATATTCAACACAATGTTTTCTTTTACGTAGTTGGAAAGGTTTTTTGCATGTACCAATATCAAACCCAGCATACCCAGCATCAATAAAACCAATGCAATACTAAATATTGTCGATATATATATGGTTTTTGTCTTCTTAGAAGCATCGCTTACTTCAAATTCTTCCATGTAATTGTTTTTATGTTTTGCGAAAATAAAAAATATAAGCCAGTAAAGTACAAAGGTACAACGTAATTTCATCAGAATATATTTTACTGACCTGGCCGAATGGTTTTATTTAAGTTTTTCTAATTAAGCAGTTAATCGCCTTTAAGAAGAAAAAGATATTATTTTTGTAACATTTTTGTACCAAATGTATTTTTTCTACGTTATAGTCGAATTAAATCGTTATAAAAAAAGCGATAAATCCCTTATTGAAATAACCTAAAAATCATCCCCAATGAGAAAACAAATTACTTTTGCAATCAGTTTATTCATCCTCACAGCAGGAATCACCAGCTGCCAAAAGGACAAAGAAACGAGTACTAAAAAAGACGTTGCCGGAAAATGGCAGGTTGTAAAAATCGAAACTACAGTTGCTGGTGCACCCGTAGTTACCTATACCGGTGTTGCGGCCGATTATTTCGAGTTCCGTAACAATGAAGAAGATGAGGTTGTGGTAAACTATAATGGTAGCAACTACATCGGCACCTATGTTGTAATGGACAACAAGCTCATTAATCTTTCTTATAATGGAAAATTGCGTACTGCACAGATTACCACCATTTCGGCTAGTCAACTCGAATTTACAGCGAATGTAGAGGGGGCGACCGTAAAAACAACAGAGAAATTTTACTTCAAAAGGTAAGCACAATCACCACAATGAAACCCGTAGGGCTGTATCATTAATCCCATTTATGCTATTTTTATGGGTTTTGTTATCCTGAATTTATTTCAGGATCTCGAATATCATATTCAAAACCTGCTTAAACAAGATCCTGAAATAAATTCAGGATGATGACTGGATTAATGATACAAGCCCTTTTTTCGGCAAAAATAAAATCCTTTATATTTGTTGCTGCACCAAAACATTAAAACGTTTTGCGTAAATTATGTTAAAAAAAGCAGCGCTGATATCCTTTTCCCTTAGTATACTTAAATGGAGCTGTTTGGTCCTGCTTGTCGGCATAGCCGCCGGTAGCTTATCTGCCTTTTTTTTAACGATGCTAAATCTGGCTACCAGCTTTAGAGACCAGCATAGCTGGATGTTATACTTATTGCCAGTGGCAGGTTTTTTTATTGGTGTTTTATATCACCACAAAGGGAAAAGTGTAGTGCGGGGCAATAATCTCATATTCGACACGGTGCACAATCCTAAGGATATCATTCCTTTTCGAATGATTCCCATGGTGCTTATTGGAACCATTATAACCCATCTTTTTGGCGGGTCGGCTGGCCGCGAGGGAACCGCCTTGCAAATGGCCGGTGCTGCTGCCGATCAGCTGCATAAACCCTTTAAATTGGATGCTGCCGACCGGCGTTTATTGCTCATAGCTGGTTTAAGTGCCGGCTTTGCCTCCGTTTTTGGTACGCCCTGGGCAGGACTCATTTTTGGAATGGAAGTTTTATTATTGGCCAAATCACCTTTCAAAGCAATATTCCCTGCTGCGGCCGCCGCTTTTATTGGCGCTTATGTAACCGAACTATGGGGAGTGGGGCATACCCATTATCATATCGATTATATCCAGCCGTTGTCTATCAGATCTGTCGCATATAGCGCCCTGGCTGGAGTGGCTTTTGGTACCGCAGCCATTTTATTTGTCCGGATTACGGAAGGTTTTGCCCATTTGTTCAAAAAAATCAAATATGCTCCCTTGCGGCCGTTCGCAGGTGGGGTAATTGTTGTGTTATTGTTTCTAATCCCCGGAACCTATAAATATGCCGGTTTAGGCATTCCTGCTATAGTCCAATCATTTGATGCTGCCTCAGCAACACAGGATTTTGCTTTAAAAATTTTGTTTACAGCCATTACCCTGGGGGCAGGATTTAAAGGCGGAGAGGTCACTCCTCTGTTTTTTATTGGCGCTACACTAGGCAGTGCATTATCCTTGTTTCTTCCGCTTCCGGTAGGTTTGCTGGCCGGGATGGGCTTTGTGGCGGTATTTGCCGGTGCTGCAAAAACACCATTGGCCTGCTGTGTAATGGCGCTCGAACTGTTTGGTTTTTCCTGTGCAATTTATGTGTTCATTGCCTGTCTGGTGTCTTACTTTATTTCGGGCAGGCACAGCATCTATAATACTTCCGAAAACAAAACAGCCAGGCATTTCCTGTTTGGCAAAATCAGGTATTCTTATTTTAGTAAACCATTGCCCGAAGCCTAATTTATAAAAGCGTTTCGCTAACAACCTTTATTTCTTTATTTTCGCGCTATAAAAGGAATAGTATTAATGGATTACCAATTTAAAGAAATAGAGCAAAAGTGGCAGAAATTCTGGGCCCAGCATCAAACGTTTAAAGCAGAGGCAGATTCTGTAAAACCTAAGTTTTATGTGCTGGATATGTTTCCCTATCCTTCAGGAGCGGGATTACATGTCGGACACCCGCTGGGCTATATTGCTTCCGACATATTTTCGAGATATAAAAGGCTAAAAGGCTTTAATGTATTGCATCCGATGGGGTATGACTCTTTCGGTTTACCAGCCGAACAATATGCCATCCAAACCGGTCAACACCCGGCCTTAACCACCGAAGCCAATATCAATACCTATCGTAAACAACTGGATGGTATCGGTTTCTCTTTCGATTGGAGCAGAGAAGTGCGTACCAGCGATCCGGAATATTATAAGTGGACACAATGGATCTTTATGCAGCTGTTCAATTCCTGGTACAACCTGGAAACTGACCGGGCAGAGGACATTACCTCACTCATTGAGAAATTCAATGCTGCTGGCAGTGCCGATGTAAAAGCCGTTTGTGATGAGGATACCAAAAACTTTATGCCGAGCGATTGGGCTACCATGACCGACGAGGAAAAGCAGGAAGAACTGTTAAAATACAGGCTCACCTACTTAAAAGAAAGCACCGTAAACTGGTGTGCTGCTTTAGGTACGGTATTGGCAAACGACGAGGTAAAAGATGGCTTTTCCGAGCGTGGTGGTTATCCGGTTGAGCAGAAAAAAATGATGCAATGGAGCATGCGTATCTCTGCATATGCCGAACGGTTGTTGCAAGGTTTGAATACCATCGACTGGCCAGAGCCGGTTAAAGAGATGCAGCGTAACTGGATTGGCAAAAGCATAGGCGCAAGTGTAAGGTTTGCTATTGAACCTTCTGCCGAACTTGCGGAAGCTAGTCAGGATTACATCGAAGTGTTTACCACCCGTGTAGACACCATATTTGGCGTTTCATACCTGGTGTTGGCACCAGAGCACGAGTTGGTCGCGCAATTGACAACAGCAGCACAGCAAAACGAGATCAACAATTATATTGCCCAAACCAAGAAGAAGTCGGAGCTTGACCGTATGGCCGATACCAAAACCGTATCAGGCGCATTTACCGGAAGCTATGTGATTAATCCGGTTAGCGGCGAGCGCATTCAACTTTGGATTGCCGATTATGTACTGGCTGGTTATGGTACAGGAGCAGTAATGGGCGTGCCGAGTGGCGATCAGCGCGACTGGTTGTTTGCCCGTCATTTTAATCTTCCCGTAGTGCAGATATTAGATGCACAGCAAGACATCGAGCATCAGGCCGATGCCACAAAAGAAGGCAAATACATCAACTCTGGCTTTATCAATGGAATGAACTATGCCGA
Encoded proteins:
- a CDS encoding LysE family transporter, producing MGYIPPGNINLTVAQLTINRGMRQAWSFILSFSCVEVFFTFGMMRFARWVSSEVNIDTNINEVAIGTYIDAFMVMLFLIMGTITWMHRNKLPKTKDNESSKRGSVFYGMLLGILNPVQIPFWLFFGNYVILHEWIRTDYLSLVIFSVGSGIGSTIALYGYAHFARYIQEKFALSSYLINKSIAIFLWLLALYLIIKQVVIYLR
- a CDS encoding cation:proton antiporter yields the protein MIHLPVLITDLGLILAAAGITTLLFKRIKQPLVLGYILAGLMVGPHIEFIPTVTDKESIHIWAEIGVIFLLFSLGLEFSFKKLVKVGGSASITAIVEVVFMLLIGFVAGKAMGWATMDSIFLGGILSVSSTTIIIRAFEELGVKHKKFAGLVFGVLIVEDLVAILLLVLLSTLAVSQQFAGAEMLESILKLFFFLILWFIGGIFLVPTFLKTTKKLMNDETMLVVSIALCLIMVLLAVKVGFSPALGAFIMGSILAETTQAERIEHLTKSVKDLFAAIFFVSVGMLIDPSILVDYAVPILVITLATILGKFLSSGFGALISGQPLKTSVQTGLSLAQIGEFSFIIATLGVTLKVTSDFLYPIAVAVSAITTFTTPYLIKASEPFYYFLERTLPKKWVDGLNRYSSSTAGMTTLSDWKVLLKAYTFNTIIHSVILISIAVLGSRYLQPFITGTIINGNKGIVISLVLTLIIMAPFLWALAIRRIERKAYSHLWLNKKYTRGPLIALEVLRIALAIFFVGFLIFQFYSTWLAISIALLLIVSGMFIFSRKLQNFYNRLESRFLLNLNAREAQHAQPEILPWDTHLAELVVAPESKLVGQTLIELSIREKYGVNIALIERGKIMIPTPGRDERLYPNDKVLVIGTDDQLASIKMLFEGSVDEHPEESSFPKKDMTLQKIVINTVSPVYGQSIRSSGIRETTQGLVVGIERKGERILNPDSNMVFENEDIVWIVGNTKKIPELLK
- a CDS encoding bifunctional riboflavin kinase/FAD synthetase: MKIYNHFSEFKRLNNAVATIGTFDGVHYGHQKIIKRLCELAKATGGESVILTFFPHPRMIIDPENQDLKMINTIAEKARILDSLGVDHLIITPFTRDFSNLSACDYIKNILVDTIGIKHLIVGYDHRFGKDRAGGMPELEAEAKVYDYKIEVIPEQDINDVAVSSTKIRNALLNGQVALAANYLGYHFSLYGRVIKGDKIGRTIGFPTANIFIEETYKLIPSDGIYAVTVDMSGQQFKGMAYIGQRPTINGMTRNIEVNIFDFNQEIYGQDITMTFLQFLRHDVKFTGLEALKLQLQKDKEDTLAYFNTLP
- a CDS encoding YitT family protein, whose amino-acid sequence is MRGQPKSTKLNFTKNVFLITCGIVSACFGLKSFLLPSGFIDGGVTGISLLMSNVTGLKLSYLIILINIPFVLLGYRQIGKVFAIKTSVAISLLALLLIVAPFKPITHDPLLIAFFGGLFLGGGIGLAMRGGCVIDGTEVLALYISKNSTLTVGNIILILNIVIFSFAAILLSIDTALYAILTYLSASNTVDYIVNGIEQYTGVTVISEKNVQIKKFIINQMKRGVTIYKGEGGYGIKKDIDILYTVVTKLEMGKLQTAIRQIDPDAFVIQQQIADIKGGVVKRQALH
- the truB gene encoding tRNA pseudouridine(55) synthase TruB, with protein sequence MTDQQEEPLKNKVFPEFNFAEGELLLINKPYKWTSFDVVGKIRNSLKPLKLKVGHAGTLDPLATGLLIICTGKLTKQIDSFQAEEKEYTGTMMLGATTPSFDLETVVDQEFPLDGITEAEVYAATAPFIGDIQQYPPAHSAVKVNGERLYVKARRGEETELRLRNVTVSAFEITRIELPEVDFRIVCSKGTYIRSLVSDFGKQLNNGAYLSKLVRTRSGSFLLENAFEVKELVDYLRAKKA
- a CDS encoding undecaprenyl-diphosphate phosphatase; this encodes MDYLQAFILAVIEGLTEFLPVSSTGHMVIASSFMGIGKDDFVKLFEVAIQLGAILAVVVLYWKKFFDFSKWQFYVKLIIAVIPALFFGFLLNDFIDNTLGNPLFIAVVLFLGGIVLLFIDKLFKNQTVDNEKDISNLSAFKIGCFQVLAVVFPGLSRSAATIIGGMQQKLTRHVAAEFSFFLAVPTMCAATGYKLLKGYHLLNAENIKLLLFGNVVAFVVAIIAIKSFIGFLSKHGFRIFGWYRIIIGVVLIALYYSGVEMNVL
- a CDS encoding DUF3098 domain-containing protein codes for the protein MTDKKTTPANQGNKSELVFTKKNYQLLLISIAIVVVGFILMMGTTDIYDFRKTLLAPMVVLFGFGFGVYAILKK
- a CDS encoding ABC transporter permease — encoded protein: MEEFEVSDASKKTKTIYISTIFSIALVLLMLGMLGLILVHAKNLSNYVKENIVLNIIVDEGAKEAAVLQFQKDLNANQAIKSTVYVNKEMAARNLTSDLGEDFVNFLGYNPLLSTIDVYLKADYANNKGIDALKASISKNPIVKEVIYQSSLIDMVNKNINTIGLIILGFAVILLIISIALINNTIRLAIYSQRFLIKSMQLVGATRNFIRKPFILIAALHGLIAAFIAILILLGILFYAQKEIPEMVILRNYTEFGIVLASLVGIGIIITALSTSFAVSKYLNLKIYDLYR
- a CDS encoding lipocalin family protein, whose product is MRKQITFAISLFILTAGITSCQKDKETSTKKDVAGKWQVVKIETTVAGAPVVTYTGVAADYFEFRNNEEDEVVVNYNGSNYIGTYVVMDNKLINLSYNGKLRTAQITTISASQLEFTANVEGATVKTTEKFYFKR
- a CDS encoding chloride channel protein, producing the protein MLKKAALISFSLSILKWSCLVLLVGIAAGSLSAFFLTMLNLATSFRDQHSWMLYLLPVAGFFIGVLYHHKGKSVVRGNNLIFDTVHNPKDIIPFRMIPMVLIGTIITHLFGGSAGREGTALQMAGAAADQLHKPFKLDAADRRLLLIAGLSAGFASVFGTPWAGLIFGMEVLLLAKSPFKAIFPAAAAAFIGAYVTELWGVGHTHYHIDYIQPLSIRSVAYSALAGVAFGTAAILFVRITEGFAHLFKKIKYAPLRPFAGGVIVVLLFLIPGTYKYAGLGIPAIVQSFDAASATQDFALKILFTAITLGAGFKGGEVTPLFFIGATLGSALSLFLPLPVGLLAGMGFVAVFAGAAKTPLACCVMALELFGFSCAIYVFIACLVSYFISGRHSIYNTSENKTARHFLFGKIRYSYFSKPLPEA